In Euphorbia lathyris chromosome 2, ddEupLath1.1, whole genome shotgun sequence, the sequence CCGATTCTAGTCCACTTCATGGTAGAATTCATATTTAAACAAGTTAGAATCAAGCTCGACAATTTAGACTCCTCATTTCGACATCCAAATATCTGCCAATTTGGATTTCATCGATGAAAAATTTATCAAACTCTCGTAAGAAATCTCCAACTAATACAAAGACTGTTGCTCCCCTCCCCATTGTCGATCGCAGTACTAGAAATTCCAACGTTGCATACTTATCAGTGGCTAATGTTAAATTTGCAATAGCCCCTTCCATACTAGTGACTAAGTAGAATAaccaaacacaaaacaaaaaagaCTCAATGAGAAGAGAAAGCAAAGTTGTAtactaaaaaaaacataagGTTCTTTTCTAAACAACAtgccaaattaaaaaaaaaaaaaaaaaaaaaaaaaaagtgttcgCTTCGCTTATTCAAGTCAAAGTTATAGATTCGAGTTCCGATTTTCAAAAACCAGAAACTCTCAtagttatttaatatatttactcCTAATATACAGTgctatatttttatcatttcgggaataagactttgttgttgttgtataactgctatttttgtttcatatttattttatacatccttttatatttttaaaaattattattaatatatatgcataacaaaattacatgtaatccAAAAATGCGACACGAAATAGAAACTAACTCAAACATGTTAACACGATTGTGACATGAAAGTTTTTGGATTGGGTTTGTGTTTTTAACATGAATCCAAAAATGACACGACAAGAACACGATAATTGTAagatctaataaaaaaattatttacaataaaataatttttttcttttgataaaaCAATTTATATTCTCATAATAGtaagtataaaattattttagtaaAATAACACTATGTGTACATCttttaattgatattttttcaGAAAGAAGTAGAACAAAATATCACTTCATTCATCCATAACTTGTGGGACAAAATATAAACATTTTCAAATTATAGCAAAACCAATctttaattttgataaattaatatGAAGTAGTAAAGTACAAGAATTTGAATTCaggcaaataattaattaccaataCAACAGATAGCAAaagaataaattaattaatagatcaaaaaacaaaaaaaaaaataaaaaataatctaaacAGTTTGTAAAGACCAGTTCTTGAATTCCCCTCCACTTCTGGAATCAAAATCGCCATTaccatttccatttccatttccattttctTCAACAAAAGCATAATATCTCAGCAAAAAAGCGAGAGTCAAAGCAACCCATTCGAAGCAGAAAATCAACAAACCAAGTCCGCCGCCCAATTTCAAAATCACCTCTCCATCTTCTTGCCTGACATACGAATTCAGATACCCTAGAAAATCTCCTGCTTGCGTGAACATAAGAACAGAAACCGATCCCTGAAATATGGCCGTCAGGGAAGTAGCCACCATGTGAGCCGCGTACCACCTGCTCGACGTCTCAACGGTGGCGACGGAGCAGCCGGAGACGGCGCCTAAGATGGTCAAAACGTGgagaagaatgagaaagaagccACATAGAGATGGAAATAAGCGGAGAGAGAGGGTGAGGAAAATGCAACTAGAGGCTGCACTTAGGAGTATGTAGTTGCATATTAAGAAGCATTTATGCATTCTTTTGTGAGATTCTGCTGCTGGGCATGATTTGCTGTGGTTGTGAAAAACACCCATTTTGTTGAAAATTATTGGGAATTTTTTTCGGACAGAAATTGCTTTTTTGCAGGgactggagaagaagaaggaagaagaatggTGGATTTTGATTGAAGATGAGAAAGATTGATGTTCTACAGATGTTTTATATACAAGGGGGAGAAGTAAAATGTGACCGTTAGTTGTGAATATTTAGTTTAATACCAACGGCTAGTTTAGACACCACTTTGTGGTTTTAGATCTGGACTCTAAAACGGCTACTTTTACTTTACAATGCCCAATTCTAATGCAACAAATTGTAccggtaaattacacccatgaccactgaactttatcaatTTTCACAGTATGACTACTCaactttaaaatataatataaaatccactgaattttacacttttttacaTCCGTGTTCACTAAGCTTTAACTAACTCTCCAAATGACaattaatgacctcaaaataaaagtattcaaaaattaaagttgttcaaaccAAAATTTACCATAAAATCACATTTTCTATTTTCCAAAATAACCATTTTTTAAGCTTTCTTTCTCTAACATTCACTTTTTctcataaccaaacaacacttaaatgacttcaatcaaaaattaaaattgattagaatatcattaattcttgaatattttcattttgaggtctttaaatatatattaagtagttagttaaagtttagtAGCCACGGGTGtaacaaagtttaaagttaagTGACTTTTATATTACATTTTAAATTCAGTAATCAAACCATGAAAATTAATAAAGTTCAATagtcatgagtgtaatttaccccaaattGTAATATAGGCGTGccattttgatttttttcagACAAAACTACATTACATATGTATTTTATACTACAGTATTACATATGTTATAGATGCAATATTAGATATCGCAATTGTGAAAAAAAAGGATCTTTATCTTAAATTATATTGTCCTAGAAAAATTATATTGTCCGAGAAACATTGACAACCAGTACTACAGAATACAAGATTTGTTAGTTGGAAAAATTACGCAAATACAAGATTAATCAGTTGGTCGTTTTACACGTACATgtgtaaaaatatattttttactaaatcaaacttatttaatttttttttcatatatatacgtgttatactTTAAGtagtcaagaaccaatttttaaatatcaatgtaaaactttttaaaaaaattagatttaaaGACAACCTAACATGCTaaaaaagtttagaaatttggatttataaaaCCTACCAgacaaacaaataaataaaagaattaacaAAACATACATAAACTTGACATTATACCAACTTAACAAAATCATTCGttcctataaataaataaataaataaataaataaaaatcattcacaaatttaacaaaaataattCAAATACTTAAAATTCTAAAGAACATAATATACACTACAATAACAAAAATCATCAGATATTTCAATTCAAATTCTTCATTTCTTCTCTATTAGTATGTATTCATGCGGTATTTTTCACATGAACCTCtagaaattttttttaacaaatacATAGACAATCATGTGAAATCCGTACATGTTATCATCCCTACTTAAGACTCCAAATTTTGCCATTAATGAAAGTTAGGCACTGACATAGGTAGAGAATATAACAAATAAAACAGCAGTCCAGAACTTGATTGTTCCATTTCTGCAGAATGAAGTCttacaatatatatattctcAAATCTCAATCATAACAACAACAAGATTACTGAATCAAAAGATAACTTGTTTGATTTTACCATGTTCAGTTCATCAGAACACAATTGATAACAATTCATCTCAAACTTCCACACCTCAAGTCTCAATCAACAAACTTCCTTCTCTCCCAGCATATGTTGACAAACCACGACCTATCAGCCATAAACCTGCCTGTGATTATAAGTTTCAAAAATATTCCTATTCAACCATTCTAGTTCCCACAAGAACATCTATTAAAGACGCATATAAACTGATAAAAGTCATGCTTGGCAATTAGTAGTAACCTAAAGAAATTCCAATAGCACAGGGTCATTATAAACCTGGCatctgagaaaaaaaaaaaaaaaagcaaatcaTTACACTATCAACCCAATTCAGACAGAAAAACTATTGGAGGTATACAATCTATTCAACATATTTTTTGACTGCAGACAAATAGTGCTCCAAGAAATAACTGATACCAGCAGTACTTAGATCTCCCCAAGATAGATTTGTTTATCGCTGCTGCAAGATCCGATAATTGGCTCACTAGGGTGGAAAACACACTCATTCACAGATCCAGAATGGCCAGGAAGTTTATACAGTATACGTCGTGTAGTTGTATCCCATATATAGACCATCCGATCTGAACTACCAGCAGTAACCTTGCTTCCATCTGGTGACCAGCTACATTTCAACAAGTTCTTTTCAAAGTTATGCTGATGTCCTTCCAGTATCTTAACACAGCGGTTCTGAGGTGCGTAAGGCCGCATATCCCAAATGCAGAGCTTGCAGTCCATACCATTTGTAAGCAGATATGAACCATCAGGACTCAACTGCATACCTGTTATCATATCTTGATGCCCTTCAAGTTTCATTGTTACTTCTCCTTTGCGCAAGTCCCATATCTTAACCTCGTTGTCTATGCCCCCTGTGAATATCTTATCTGATGCATCAGAGAAACCAACAGCGGTGATTTGATATTTATCGGGAAATGTTTGGATTGCACCTCTCTGCCGCATATCCCAAAGTTTTGCTGTTCCATCATCAGATCCACTGACAATAAGTGGAGGCCCCCTTCGAGAAGGGCAGCATGAATTCACAAAAGACGAGTGTTCTGCCATTTTCTTTATTTGTTTCCCTGTCTCAATATCCCATGCCCTAACAGTTTTGTCAGGACTAGCTGATATTATCTGCGACCCATCAGTAGCCCAGTGAAGATCAAGAACTGCATTTTTGTGTCCTTTCAGAACCATAAAATTTTTGCACTCTCCATGTACATGCCAAAGAAAGATTTCTTTGTCATGTGACCCAGATGCAATGACATTTCCAGTTGGGTTGAACTTCATAGTATATACAGCACTTTGATGACCAGCGAGTAACATGATAGGTGATTCCAAACTCGATGTCCGCTTCTTTACATT encodes:
- the LOC136218003 gene encoding uncharacterized protein → MQVGENALSIPGPRPMEWSTVPYTGQQGPGPNVKKRTSSLESPIMLLAGHQSAVYTMKFNPTGNVIASGSHDKEIFLWHVHGECKNFMVLKGHKNAVLDLHWATDGSQIISASPDKTVRAWDIETGKQIKKMAEHSSFVNSCCPSRRGPPLIVSGSDDGTAKLWDMRQRGAIQTFPDKYQITAVGFSDASDKIFTGGIDNEVKIWDLRKGEVTMKLEGHQDMITGMQLSPDGSYLLTNGMDCKLCIWDMRPYAPQNRCVKILEGHQHNFEKNLLKCSWSPDGSKVTAGSSDRMVYIWDTTTRRILYKLPGHSGSVNECVFHPSEPIIGSCSSDKQIYLGEI